The Chryseobacterium sp. 52 genome includes a region encoding these proteins:
- a CDS encoding glycosyltransferase family 2 protein, with the protein MEKLPISICILSWKTGETLKNTLKSYKKYGLLEMTDDIVILFQEVSEQDKKTAEKYGIRYIGLDENIGIGKGMKLLAENAVSENILFLEHDWELIEDQKLTFSRLKSGIELLDKGFDVVRYRSRKTPGYPLISIRHKGNELDYYDDWHECTSPHLLESLHWLDPAKEFPDKIQKQGEYFITTSRWANWTNNPYLVRKDFLLGKIIPFSGETASLERNIAPWWVKQNFKIAQGEGLFKHNDLTKYPKKNIIRKILSKLKNKFK; encoded by the coding sequence ATGGAAAAATTACCGATAAGCATCTGTATTCTCTCGTGGAAAACCGGAGAAACACTGAAAAACACACTGAAATCTTACAAAAAGTATGGTCTTCTGGAAATGACCGATGATATAGTCATTCTTTTTCAGGAAGTAAGTGAACAGGATAAAAAGACTGCAGAAAAATACGGGATCAGATATATCGGACTGGATGAAAATATCGGAATCGGAAAAGGAATGAAATTACTGGCTGAAAACGCAGTCTCTGAAAACATTCTCTTCCTGGAACACGACTGGGAACTTATTGAAGATCAAAAACTCACCTTTTCACGCTTGAAAAGCGGTATTGAACTTCTTGATAAAGGATTTGACGTTGTACGGTACCGAAGCAGAAAAACACCCGGATATCCTCTGATTTCCATCAGACATAAAGGGAATGAGCTTGATTATTATGATGACTGGCATGAATGTACCTCACCCCATCTTCTGGAATCTCTCCACTGGCTGGATCCTGCAAAGGAATTTCCGGACAAAATACAAAAACAGGGTGAATACTTTATAACGACCTCACGCTGGGCAAACTGGACAAATAACCCTTACCTTGTCCGAAAGGATTTTCTATTGGGTAAAATCATCCCTTTTTCCGGGGAAACCGCATCACTGGAAAGAAATATTGCTCCGTGGTGGGTAAAACAGAATTTCAAAATTGCCCAAGGAGAAGGCCTTTTCAAACACAATGATCTTACCAAGTATCCGAAGAAAAATATAATTCGGAAAATACTTAGTAAATTGAAAAACAAATTTAAATAA